The Bos mutus isolate GX-2022 chromosome 11, NWIPB_WYAK_1.1, whole genome shotgun sequence nucleotide sequence CTTGCAGCCGGCCCAGGGGTCCCTGTGCCGCTTCCGGAGCCGCCGCTTGGAGCGCAGCAGGTCCTTGATGGCCGTGTCCAGGTCCTCGTCACTGTCTAGCGAGCTGCTCTTCTCCTCGGAGCTTGCCTGCACATCCCCGCGCCTCCCCTCGGCCGTCTGCCTGGGGCCTGGCGGTGCGGCTCCCAGCGGGTCCGGGGCCCTGAGCTCATCGCCCGGTCCGCCTGTCTTGAAGGCGAGAGGCGGCCCGCGGCTCTCGCTCTCCCTTCTGGGGGCCTCGGGGGCTCGCCCCTGGCCAGGCTGCACCTGGCCCTGGCCGCGCTCGGCGTCCTGCATCTCGGCCGTGTCTCTGGGCTGCCTGGGCATGCAGGGCATCCTGCTGCACCGCCTCCTGCAGCCCGGGGACGGGTCTGGAGTGTCGGGGGCTGGGGCGCTGAGGCTGGGCGGCAGTGGCGGGCTGTGGGCGGGCCGGGCGCAGGTCTCCGTGTGGGGCAGCGGGCCCCCCGACTGCGCCTTCAGGGCCAGGAACGTGCGGATCTCCTGCTCGATGCTGTCGTCACTGTCCACTGCGCTGCTGTTGCCGTCGGGGCCCTGGCGCAGCGGGCTGGTGGGTGGGGGCCTTTCCCCACCATCCACGGGGGCTGGCAGGATGGTCTTGGAGATGTCCAGGATGGCCTCGGCGCACATCAGCTCGGCAGACGTGTCTGCCCGGCATGGGGACCCGTCCACGCCCAGGCTCTCAGCAGCCGCGCTCCCCGGAGGCACGGGAGCTGTGGTTTCCCTGGGGGGCCTGGGCGGGTGCTCAGAGTCTGGGCCGCCCGGGCCGAGGTCTGTGGCCTTGGGGGCCGCTGGCTTCTTCTTGCTGGGGGTTTTGCTGAGGGCCTCTGGCCAGGGGCCCCTCAGGCTGTGAGCAGGGGCCACGGGCCCCTTCTCCTCTGTTGGCAGGGGCCCCTGGTGGCCCCGGACCTCCCTCCGCCGCTCCCGCTGGTACAGCCGGATGGCCTCCTCGATGCCGTCGTCGCTGCTCGAGTCGGGCTCCTCGTGTACCAGGGCCACGCTCCTTGGCTGCCTGCCCTTCCGTGCGGAGCCCGCGCCCCTGCGGACCCTGCCTTTACCGGGTGCGGCCTCTGCAGGGGGCCccgcagtggcagcagcagctggctCGGCGGTGACCTTGCACCTGAGGCCTCTGGGCAGTGCGCTGGCCTTCGCTGACCTGGGCAGCTTCCGGAAGACGAACTCCTTGCCGGTGCCCGGCAGGTCCTGCTGTGGTGCCTTCAGTGGTGGCTCTCTGCCAGGCCTGCAGGTCGCTCTGGCCAAGCTGTCACCGGGGTCTGCCTTTCTGTCAGCAGGGAGGTCACCTTTCTGGGTCTCGTGCAGCCTCTTTTCGCTCAGGAACTGTTCGATCTCTGCCTGGATGCTCTGTTCGAAGGAGTCATCACTGCTCACGCTGAGCGGGGAGGCGGAGCCCTGGACAGGGCTGGGGCCAGCTGCAGGGTTTGGGGGACACGGGGCAGCTGGGGCGCCGCTCAGAGCTGGCTCTGGTCTGCACCGACGGGCCGCGTCCCCGGCTGCAGGCGGCGGGGCGGCCCCGCTCTTGGCCCTCAGGTACTCCTGGATGGCTTCCTCGATGTCCCGGTCCACCGAGTCGTCGCTGTCCGAATCCAGCACCAGAGGCCCGAGGTTggaggcctcctcctcctcccgcttGGGATCAAGACCCGTGGCAAGACCACAGGCCGCAAAGGCGGGGCTGGCAGTCGGCAGGGAGCCCCGGCCCCTCTCCGCCCTCTGGCTTCCCGGCCGGGCATGGTCGCCGCTCATGCCCAGGGCTGCCCCGTCACCCTGAAGCCTGCTGATGGCCATCTGCACCTGGGCGCTCGCCGCCACTCTCGAGACGCCCTCTCTGGGCTCCGAGAAGCATCGGGGAAACCTACAGCTCCCGGGCGGGCCGAAGGCCTCCCACGCGGACCGCAGGGCCAGCACAGGAGGTGCGTTCATGAGAAACATCCTAGCAGGCAGTGCGCAGAGGCGGGGCTTTGCTTCTCTGCCCGCTTCACATCCTGCAGGGGGCACGCCGGGCGGGTGCCCCGGGTCAGGTCACAAGGGAGCCGGAGGCCTGGCGAATGTCCGGCCAGCCGCGGGCCCccgggcctcagcttcctcagctgTACAGGGAGGGTGGCCGAGGAGACTCATGAGAAAATGCTTCCAAGTCCCCTGGGCCGAGCTCGTGGAAGCTGACACGGGTGTCCTTCTTCCGTCATCCCTCTGTCCATCTTCTCCGGCGAAGGAGCAGAGGGGGGGTTTACCTTCCGAAGTCGTCAAGAGGGGCGACGGGACGAAGGCGCAAAGCCTCTGGGCGGGTGGAACTGTCGACTACTGGGAGTCAGGCTCAGCGGCACATCACGGGTTGGTTGGCTCTTGACACGAACTAGCAGCTCCTGGAAAGAGAAGTTACGTGATGTGAGCACCTAACACCTTTGGAGAGTTATTTACACAAAAGCCTTTTTATTGGAAAAGGTTGAGTGTGTATTTGCCGGATGATCTCAGGGGACCGTATGACTATTTGCATGTAATTAGCACAGACACTGCCCCAGTCACGTGCCCTTCCTCATGGTGTGtggcttctctgctttctgcatCTCAGTCCAAACGTGGCTGGGCCGGCAGAACCGCTGGGCTGCCCTTGGGAACACAGTGAGGACTTGCTCCCAGAGGCCTTTACACGGGAGGTCTGGGACCACCGCCACGGAGGGGACATAGCGCAGGCTGTACACAGCGGATCAGAAAGACGCAAAATACACCATTAGCTGTCAATTCCGAACACGTCTCTCCGACCTCTCCTGACCCCCCACAAACTGGGACGCAAAGCGACCGAGAGTCAAGAGGAGAGCTTGGCAGCGCTCCCGGAAGCAGGGAGATGGAGTTCCAGCCCCAAATGGTGCCGGGCAAGGCCGTTGCTGCTtgggagcctgggggtgggggtggccggAAGCGGCCCGGGGGTTTGCTTTGCTTCCCTGCAGATCCTTCTCCCGGAGGAGCTTCCTTCCTGACGCGCACAGAATCCCGTGTTTACATACCACAGCCCTTTCCAAGAAAGCCTGGCCCGGCCACCTAGGCACAGACGTGCCCAAACAGGTGTGACCAGCGATTAACCAGAGGGTGTGACCAATTCAGAAGGAAGTCCTTTGCTATGGATATTTATGCTCAAAAAGTGAAACTTCAACGTCAAAGAATTTGCTACAATTACCTGTGATTCTCTTCAAGTCCAGGTTCAGTGTAATGTTGGCAGAACGGTTCAAGGACTGGGTCTTCATCTCCCTACGTGTACTCTGTAGCATCTTGGGCCCACTTTTTAAACAGACTTTTGACTGTCAGGATTAAAGAGAATCAGAGACTTAATTCAGAGGCTGAAACTATAGCCGGTAAATATTTGGGGGGAAAGAAAGTGCATTAATTTAAGGGCTCGAAATTCAATTTTGGAAGAACTTACCCTGAGGCCAAATACAGTTAACCACAACAATTAATCGTTCCAACTCCCCTGAGCCATTGGTCTGATGTACCAGGACATGCATAGCTGGGGACGTGAGAAGCCACTTCAGAGTCCTCAGATGGAGCCCCCACGACAGCAGGTGGTCTTTCCCACAACACCACCCTCCAAGGAGATCCCCTGCTAAGGACAGTGGGGGCCAGCAACGCCGAGGGGGAGGGCTCTTCACCCGCCTGTGCCCACCTCACTGTGGTCATTATTCAAGCTGCCCTGGTGAAATAACACAGCACACAAGACATTCCCATGGGCCTTCTCAAGAGTCTAGATCAGGAATATTAACTTGCTGAACAGCAGTGCCGTCTGAAGAAGCGGCCTGGGGATGGATCCCAGTGAACCAGGCTGCAGTGACTTCTACTCCCGGCAACAGAGAGCGTGGGAGGGAAAAACGCTCCTCTCTACTCCTCACCTTGACCGTGGTCACTGCTTCTAAATGCTGTCTCAAGTTCGGACTCCCAGGGAGTGGTTTTCTGAACTGTCAAGATTATCTAGCCCAAGAATGAGGTTAAAAATTCAGAGGGTGTCTCCAGCGACAACTTGGCTTGTGGCTTTAAAACAATGGTCTACATAAGATGAATCATTCTGGAAAACTCCCCTCAACTGTACTTTGGGGGACTCCGGGCTGAAGCCAGGGGGCTCCCACTTTGTCAGACTGCCAGCCTGCACCCCAAGAGCCCCAGAACCAGGTCTGGAGGGTGACTGTGGGGGCCCCAAAGCCGCGTGGTGCCAGAGTCTGAACCGTGCAGGGGGGCCCTAGGCCTCTCTGTACACCTCCTGTCTCCAGGAGGGCAGAACCTCACTAATGCTTATCCCCGGACAAGCCTGGCTCCCTGCACGGATGCCCAGCACAGCTCTGGGTTCCCCACAATGCTGTGCACCCCTGGCTGGTCCCCTAGGGTAGGGAGCTGAGGGTCAGGGTACAAAGCCCAGGAGGGCCTCTCCAGATTGCCGGCCTTAAGTGGGCGTGGGCTGGAATTTCGGCCGGGCTTGCCAGAAGGCGAGGCTTGACAACACAGCAAGGACGGCTCCAAGCAAAGCTGCATGGCCGCTGTCTGTGCCTGGCGGGCCGCAGGCAAGGCGAGACCCTCGGCTGGCCCTGCCCGCCCTTTGCTCCCGGCCTGGGGGCGCTCACTCACAGCGCGGCCTCTGCCAGGAGGCATCCCTGCGCCCGGAGCAGCGACCCGGTCCTCCAGCAGGGAGGGGTTGGGCTGCGCCCCGGCTTTATATTCTGGGCTCCGTGGTTTGGGGGCGAGGGGCTGGACGGGAAGCCGGGGGGGACCCTCCCGGAAGCTGCGTGGGGCGGGACGCGGGGCGCAATCTCTGCGGGAGGGCTGAGCGCGGGGCCCCCCCGCCGCCGGCCCTCACCTGGCCTCACCTGGGCCCCGCGCCCGGCCGGCTTCGAGGAACGCGGGCGCGCGCTGACGGGGGCCCGGGCCAGGAGCTGCCTCTGGGTCCGCGACCCCCGGCCTCGCGGTTGGGTGACTAGCCGGCCCTGGCCGAGTCCACGCCGCCCGCGGCGGCCCCTTCCCCGGCGGCCTGGCGCCGCGGTGCGGCCTGCGCGCCCGCCCTCCGGCCGGCCCCCGCCGCCCACTCGGCCCTGCGCCGGCCCCCAGCCCTCGCCCGCGTCAGTCCCGGGGAGGCGGCGGGGTCCCGGACCGAGGGGCGGGCAGCGGGCGCCGGGGGCGCGCGGGAGGGCGGGGCGCGCGCAGGGCGGGGCGGCCCCGGAGCCCCATCCCCGGACCTACcggcggcggcggggcggcggcggccgcgctCCGGAAGCCGTGCCCGGTGGCTGGGCATCATGGGAATGGCACGGCCGAGTTCCGGGGGAGGCGCGCGGCCCGGCCGGACCCCCGCCCGGCGAGCGCGCGCCCACCTGCCGGCCGCGCCGCGGAGGAGCCGCAGGAGCCGCGCGCCGCCCCCGCGCCCGCCCGGcgcccgcgccccgcgcccctcGTCGGCCCCGCCTGGAGGCGGCCCGAGCCTCCGGAGACGCCCCACCCCTCCCGTCTCCGGCCGGCCCCCGAAGTGCGCCGGGGCGCTTGGAGTGAGTAGTCGGTTTGAGGTCTGACCCCCGTCCGCTCCCGGCCAGAGGCGGGGCCCTCCGGCGCTGCGGGGCCCCTCTCCCCGGGGGCCCCCAATTGATGGGCGCTGAGTCGGTGGCCGGGTAGGCAGAAACTGCCCTGCCTCCGCGGTCCCGGGTGCGAAGTTCAGGCCGGGAGGGTGTGGGCCCCCGCCAGGCGCGCAGATGGGCTGCTTTGGGGCTGCTGCTGTTCCTGTGGTCAGTGCCGTAACCGGAAACTCCTGCCCGGCCCGGCGCCGCTGTGTGCCTAGCACCGTGCCCCCCTCCTCCTCCGGGCTGGCGGAGGGGGTTCCTTGAATCTGCACAGAGCTCCGGTCTGGCCCCCGGGAAGCCGCTGGCCCCTCTGCGTCCCCTCACCCGCCCCCTGCGCCCCTACCAGTACCCCGAGCTCTGGGCTGCGCGTCCAGCCTTCTCTCTAGGAAAGCTGCCCAGGCCTCCAGCTGCCTTTGCCAAATGCCGCTGTGTCTGCGCTTCCTGCTTCACTTCCACGTTCGGGAGAAGGAACAGGGGCCGCGGATGGATAAGCAGTCCCCCAGGGGCAAGAGTCCTGCTGCAGGGAAGCTGGGTCGCAGGGTTCAGGCCTGCTGTGCAGTGGAAGCCCAGGGCCAGAGCAGcagagggtggggcagggcagggcccacCTGCCCCTCAGGGTCTCTGAGCACCTGAGTCTGCGCCGGCTGGCCTTGGGGAGGCCGGGTGGAGGCTGGGGTACCCAGGGCCTGGCTGCATGGGCGTCCCTGCAGGAGGAAGCCTGTTCAGACACACCTGTCATTGGCCAGTTTGGCGAGGGGGAGGGAGCACTGTCTTCTAGGACCCCGGCCCCACCCCCCCAGCAGTGTGGCCCTGAAGTTCTCTCAGGGTTTGAGTGATTTTTCTAACAGCTCAGAGATCTTCACTCGAGGCCTGGGGTGTCCCACTGCCCCTCAGGGTCCTGGGGCTGGTGGGGCGGACCCTCACCCGTGCGAGGGGCACACTGAAAGGAAGACTAGCACTGTGCTTCTGTCCCCCGTGCCAGCCTCTGTGGCCCCGACCTAGGCCTCTCTCAGGGTGAACTGGGgttttgtttcctgtctagaaagTGCCAGAAATTGGACAGGAGAAAACAAATCAGAGGCTTTATTCCTACAGGGATAGAAGGGGGCTGTTTCTTATCTGCCTGGGGAATTTGGGGCCAAGTGTCAAGAAACCCATGAAAACATTGAATTAATCCTTCAGTAAATTGTTTAATAAACGCTGTCTTCCCATTAGGAGAGTAATACTTTATCACTGAAAGTTTGGGAAAAGTATCTAATGAGCCAGAACTAGGGACTCCACATAATTTGGCTTGAGTTTTCACAGGTTTAACGACTGCCATGATGAACATCTTTGCTGATGTGTCCCTGGAAGCCGGCTCAGTTTTCCCAAgggtaaattcctagaagagaCACTGCCGGGCCAAGGACTGGGATGTATTTTGGCCAAAATGCCCTCCGGAAAGGCCCGGCTGAGTACCGTCCGCCCTCTGGGGCTGGCTCGAGTCCTCCTTTGTCTCTGGCAATCTCACAGGTAGAACAAGCCT carries:
- the PPP1R26 gene encoding LOW QUALITY PROTEIN: protein phosphatase 1 regulatory subunit 26 (The sequence of the model RefSeq protein was modified relative to this genomic sequence to represent the inferred CDS: inserted 2 bases in 1 codon); this translates as MFLMNAPPVLALRSAWEAFGPPGSCRFPRCFSEPREGVSRVAASAQVQMAISRLQGDGAALGMSGDHARPGSQRAERGRGSLPTASPAFAACGLATGLDPKREEEEASNLGPLVLDSDSDDSVDRDIEEAIQEYLRAKSGAAPPPAAGDAARRCRPEPALSGAPAAPCPPNPAAGPSPVQGSASPLSVSSDDSFEQSIQAEIEQFLSEKRLHETQKGDLPADRKADPGDSLARATCRPGREPPLKAPQQDLPGTGKEFVFRKLPRSAKASALPRGLRCKVTAEPAAAATAGPPAEAAPGKGRVRRGAGSARKGRQPRSVALVHEEPDSSSDDGIEEAIRLYQRERRREVRGHQGPLPTEEKGPVAPAHSLRGPWPEALSKTPSKKKPAAPKATDLGPGGPDSEHPPRPPRETTAPVPPGSAAAESLGVDGSPCRADTSAELMCAEAILDISKTILPAPVDGGERPPPTSPLRQGPDGNSSAVDSDDSIEQEIRTFLALKAQSGGPLPHTETCARPAHSPPLPPSLSAPAPDTPDPSPGCRRRCSRMPCMPRQPRDTAEMQDAERGQGQVQPGQGRAPEAPRRESESRGPPLAFKTGGPGDELRAPDPLGAAPPGPRQTAEGRRGDVQASSEEKSSSLDSDEDLDTAIKDLLRSKRRLRKRHRDPWAGCKKRVRFSTTETQFLDKLGGFQKDWRDRSPHLLKSCLSKSRRDSRETPGRPPHIPSQETSRAKADGSGLEDAPSGPSAPWTRGRAAPRGLFSRESEAREPPGAARSPSSLSDDSSSIDSDDSIELEIRKFLAEKAKESVSGSEIPGGGPTTLGTPTGARPELPGRKAPPPGPAAQPGMCTRSQRVRGGLPPGAEGPRGPGRALAPGGGSSPHPEQPCPPAALARCELAPPRSTSGPTPAKGSLAPRRNICAPRDPGPRGPEGVTGEGTFGQLPSHAEAGARVEGRSSLARTPGSQRDGVPRAGLALPWPDLSPQSRLQSTWVLGPEGRDVAAWRGGLSSQREKGLEGQARGSPSLATDSRRGLPFAGFSPLLSTQLFHFGKSMPWGAKQASLFSPGLGLPLQGPSFSAFREAQATRNPVFGSPRLLVKEGGRWPCRKXPAGLSLSDRRGSGPEESVLDLRFGRRGLDRDDEEPEALGSDASELSDTSVEEGGGPTAQGPVLQL